The Leisingera daeponensis DSM 23529 genome includes the window GGCGTGCGCCAAGTCGGGATGCGGCTGGCTTTGCCAGGTCTTTTTCAGCAGCCGCACCGCCGGGCGCTTCTTGCCCTTGGCGAGATAGGCGCGGGCCGCCATCGCCGCGGCAGGCACCAGATCGGGCGACAGCCGGTTGGCTTCAATCGCCTGCTCTCGCTGCTCGATCGTGGCGTTCTCGTCGATCACGCCTTTGGAGGCCGACAGCGCCAGCACCGCATCGCGCCGCTTGTAGACATCACGCGGCAGAGTGCCCGTCTTGAGCTTGGTCGAAAGCGTCTTGCGGGCGCCGGCCCAATCCTCGGCCTGGGCCTGCAGCCGCAGCAGGGTGTCCTGCACCTCTTCATGCTTGGGCCGCAGCGCCAGCGCCTTCTCGGCCAGCTGGCGGGCGGTGTCGGTGTCGCCCTGGGACAGCTTCTGCTTCATGATCCCGCGCACGCCGACGAACCGCGTCTGCTGGTTCGACAGCAGGCGTTTGTAGGCATCTGCCGCCTTGTGGGTGTCGCCGCTCATCTCCGCGGCCTGCGCCACCAGCAGGTCCGTCAGCTCAGGGTTCTGAAGGTATTTCTCCGCCCGCGCCGCCTTGGCCAGCGCCAGCCGCCCCTCACCGGAAGCCAGCGCCATTAGGCCTTCGGACAACGCCCGGTAGCCCTTGCGCTCGCGCCCCTTGTCCCAATAGCGCGACAGGGCGGTTTCATCCCCGTTCAGGAACCGCAGCGTCGCCACCAGCAGCGACAACAGCTTGAGAAACAGCCAAACCGCAACCACCAGCACGCCCAGCGCGATGACCGATTGCAGCGCGCTGAGAGTGTATTCGGTGCCGGCAACGGTGATCTGCACCCCGCCGGCGGTTTCCATCAAAAGGCCCGCGCCAAATGCCAAAAGCGCGACAATCGCGACGAATACGAGGATCTTCAACAACGACCAGAGCATGGCGGCTTCCTTATTTGGCTTGCAGGCTTTGAGCCAGATCGGCAGCAGCGGTCACCGCTGCCACCCGCGCGTTTGCAGCCGCTTCCCAGCCGGACAGGGCAGCGCGGGCGGTTCCCGGCAGCGCCGACACTTCGGCCAGCGCTTCCTCTATCCGGCCTGCAGCCACGGCGGCCTCCGCCCGGGACAGAATAGCATCGGGGTCATCGCCGTCGCGCGGCGCAACGGAACGGGCGCCAAGATGGCGGTTCACATAATCCATCAGGCTGCCGCCGCCTTTTGTTTCTTCCCGGGCAGCTGCCAGCGCCTCGCGGGCGGCCGGGGCAAAGCCGTCGCGCAAGGCTGTCAGCGTGGCGACGCCGGTTTCCGCCGGCCCGGAGAGCGCGGCCGGAACTTCGACGCCCAGAAGCTCAAGCTGCTGCACGCTGGAGTCATAGCTGTTGCCGCTGTCCAAGGCGGACCGCAGTTGCGCTAGCTGGGTCTGGGCGCTGGCGATGCGGGCGGCTTCGGCACTGGCGGTTTCCATTTCTTCCGCCTCGGCCAGCTTCTGATCGATTTCGGCGCGCTGCGCCGCAAGGCTGTCCTGCAGCTTGCCCAGCTCTGCCTCAAACGCTGCTACCGCTTCGGGCGTTGCGCCTTCCAGCGGCCGGGTTTCCAACGCGGACACACGGCTGGCCAAGGCTTCCAGATCCCCGCGCAGCGCCTCATCCGGGGCCTGCGCGGTCTGCGCCTCCTTCAGCGCCGCAATCTCTGCGGCCAGGGCATCGGCGCGTTCGGACAACGGTGCAAGATCCGGGGCGCGGCTGCCTTCTAGCTGCTGCTGCAGCGAGGCAAGCGCTGCCTGCATCTCCGACTGGCTGGCCCGCAACGCGGCCAGATCCGCACTGCTTCCCTGCAGCGACGGCGGCAGGACCCTGTCGAGCCAGCCGCTCTGTCCCGCCACAAAGCCGATACCCGCGGCCACCACGCCGCCCAGAAGGGCTGCGCCGAAGCCGCCGCGTTTTTCCACAACACGCTCGATTTCGCGCGGCGGTGCCTGTGCTGTGGCCGGCTCCGGCGTATCAGCCGGCGTGTCCTCTTGCGGGGTTTCCCTTTCGAAAGGAGACACAAATGCGGTCTCGGTCTCGGTCTCGGTCTCGGTCTCGGTCTCGGTCTCGGTCT containing:
- a CDS encoding heme biosynthesis protein HemY — encoded protein: MLWSLLKILVFVAIVALLAFGAGLLMETAGGVQITVAGTEYTLSALQSVIALGVLVVAVWLFLKLLSLLVATLRFLNGDETALSRYWDKGRERKGYRALSEGLMALASGEGRLALAKAARAEKYLQNPELTDLLVAQAAEMSGDTHKAADAYKRLLSNQQTRFVGVRGIMKQKLSQGDTDTARQLAEKALALRPKHEEVQDTLLRLQAQAEDWAGARKTLSTKLKTGTLPRDVYKRRDAVLALSASKGVIDENATIEQREQAIEANRLSPDLVPAAAMAARAYLAKGKKRPAVRLLKKTWQSQPHPDLAHAFAEVEPDESAAERVARFDQLARLNPQDDETRLVMAELNIVAEDFPEARRWLSDLTERAPDARALTLMAAIERGEGADDKVVQGWLTKALTSPRGPQWVCSNCNHIHVEWEPVCEHCTSFDTLSWKRPETPEVASHAAAYMLPLIMGVLDSKQSDTVDDAEEADLAEPVPDADGDVEPEQQDAVKEPN
- a CDS encoding COG4223 family protein — translated: MADKKTPEDVTEPGPGETKPAGETTEAPEQEVTVDQAEEAVDTPEDTVPPLSETETETETETETETETETETETAFVSPFERETPQEDTPADTPEPATAQAPPREIERVVEKRGGFGAALLGGVVAAGIGFVAGQSGWLDRVLPPSLQGSSADLAALRASQSEMQAALASLQQQLEGSRAPDLAPLSERADALAAEIAALKEAQTAQAPDEALRGDLEALASRVSALETRPLEGATPEAVAAFEAELGKLQDSLAAQRAEIDQKLAEAEEMETASAEAARIASAQTQLAQLRSALDSGNSYDSSVQQLELLGVEVPAALSGPAETGVATLTALRDGFAPAAREALAAAREETKGGGSLMDYVNRHLGARSVAPRDGDDPDAILSRAEAAVAAGRIEEALAEVSALPGTARAALSGWEAAANARVAAVTAAADLAQSLQAK